The proteins below come from a single Xyrauchen texanus isolate HMW12.3.18 chromosome 1, RBS_HiC_50CHRs, whole genome shotgun sequence genomic window:
- the LOC127648048 gene encoding histone H2B-like isoform X2, translated as MPEPAKSAPKKGSKKAVTKAAGKGGKKRRKSRKESYAIYVYKVLKQVHPDTGISSKAMGIMNSFVNDIFERIAGESSRLAHYNKRSTITSREIQTAVRLLLPGELAKHAVSEGTKAVTKYTSSNRFQFLCIYVWILMVY; from the exons ATGCCTGAACCAGCAAAGTCCGCTCCGAAGAAGGGATCCAAGAAGGCCGTCACGAAGGCCGCCGGTAAGGGAGGAAAGAAGCGCAGGAAATCAAGGAAAGAAAGTTATGCTATCTACGTGTACAAAGTCCTGAAGCAGGTCCATCCTGACACCGGGATCTCCTCCAAGGCGATGGGCATTATGAACTCTTTCGTCAACGACATCTTCGAGCGCATCGCCGGTGAGTCGTCTCGTCTCGCTCACTATAACAAGCGCTCCACCATCACATCGAGAGAGATCCAGACCGCCGTGCGTCTGCTGCTGCCCGGTGAACTGGCTAAACACGCCGTGTCTGAGGGCACAAAGGCCGTCACCAAGTACACCAGCTCCAA CAGGTTTCAGTTTCTCTGCATTTATGTTTGGATTCTGATGGTTTATTGA
- the LOC127648048 gene encoding histone H2B-like isoform X3, translating to MPEPAKSAPKKGSKKAVTKAAGKGGKKRRKSRKESYAIYVYKVLKQVHPDTGISSKAMGIMNSFVNDIFERIAGESSRLAHYNKRSTITSREIQTAVRLLLPGELAKHAVSEGTKAVTKYTSSKFQFLCIYVWILMVY from the exons ATGCCTGAACCAGCAAAGTCCGCTCCGAAGAAGGGATCCAAGAAGGCCGTCACGAAGGCCGCCGGTAAGGGAGGAAAGAAGCGCAGGAAATCAAGGAAAGAAAGTTATGCTATCTACGTGTACAAAGTCCTGAAGCAGGTCCATCCTGACACCGGGATCTCCTCCAAGGCGATGGGCATTATGAACTCTTTCGTCAACGACATCTTCGAGCGCATCGCCGGTGAGTCGTCTCGTCTCGCTCACTATAACAAGCGCTCCACCATCACATCGAGAGAGATCCAGACCGCCGTGCGTCTGCTGCTGCCCGGTGAACTGGCTAAACACGCCGTGTCTGAGGGCACAAAGGCCGTCACCAAGTACACCAGCTCCAA GTTTCAGTTTCTCTGCATTTATGTTTGGATTCTGATGGTTTATTGA
- the LOC127648048 gene encoding histone H2B-like isoform X4 codes for MPEPAKSAPKKGSKKAVTKAAGKGGKKRRKSRKESYAIYVYKVLKQVHPDTGISSKAMGIMNSFVNDIFERIAGESSRLAHYNKRSTITSREIQTAVRLLLPGELAKHAVSEGTKAVTKYTSSK; via the coding sequence ATGCCTGAACCAGCAAAGTCCGCTCCGAAGAAGGGATCCAAGAAGGCCGTCACGAAGGCCGCCGGTAAGGGAGGAAAGAAGCGCAGGAAATCAAGGAAAGAAAGTTATGCTATCTACGTGTACAAAGTCCTGAAGCAGGTCCATCCTGACACCGGGATCTCCTCCAAGGCGATGGGCATTATGAACTCTTTCGTCAACGACATCTTCGAGCGCATCGCCGGTGAGTCGTCTCGTCTCGCTCACTATAACAAGCGCTCCACCATCACATCGAGAGAGATCCAGACCGCCGTGCGTCTGCTGCTGCCCGGTGAACTGGCTAAACACGCCGTGTCTGAGGGCACAAAGGCCGTCACCAAGTACACCAGCTCCAAGTAA
- the LOC127648048 gene encoding uncharacterized protein LOC127648048 isoform X1 codes for MWAYPRSGHWWDTIVPDFTPLQFMQNFLVSPESFEYICSQVKHAMGRRNTNYRLCVPIRKRVAIAIWKLATGGEYRTISHLFGVGLSTVFICVQEFCNTVIKVLLPIHIRFPDAEKLLEMATFFNNRWRVPQCVGAIDGSYIPIIAPEDYPRDYFNRKGWHSIVLQAVVDGKGIFWDVCVGYPGSVHDARVLRQSHLWEALSDGELLGQNKVTISGCDVGHYLIGDPAYPMQNWLMKPFSDTGRLTPEQHTYNYRLSSARSVVEMSFGRLKGQWRCLLKRNDCKLELSKRIALTCCVLHNVCEEHGDNFTEGHPDRTLNIEPPVQTLPERANTEGADIRAALMMNFNGGNE; via the coding sequence ATGTGGGCATACCCACGATCTGGCCACTGGTGGGACACAATTGTTCCGGATTTCACCCCGTTACAATTCATGCAGAATTTCCTTGTATCCCCAGAATCGTTTGAGTACATCTGCAGTCAGGTCAAGCATGCCATGGGGAGAAGGAACACAAACTACCGTTTGTGTGTCCCAATCCGAAAGCGTGTGGCAATTGCCATCTGGAAACTGGCCACGGGTGGTGAATACAGGACAATCAGCCATCTTTTTGGGGTAGGCCtcagcactgtatttatttgtgttcaggaATTCTGCAACACAGTCATCAAGGTGCTCCTTCCCATCCACATAAGATTTCCTGATGCTGAAAAGTTGTTAGAAATGGCCACTTTCTTTAATAATCGTTGGAGAGTTCCACAGTGTGTGGGTGCAATTGATGGCAGCTACATTCCAATAATTGCACCAGAGGACTATCCACGAGACTATTTCAATCGTAAAGGCTGGCATTCTATTGTTCTGCAAGCAGTTGTGGATGGCAAAGGTATTTTCTGGGATGTTTGTGTTGGCTATCCAGGGAGTGTGCATGACGCCCGAGTGCTACGACAGTCACATTTGTGGGAGGCCCTAAGTGACGGGGAATTACTAGGGCAAAACAAAGTGACCATCTCTGGCTGTGATGTTGGACATTACCTGATCGGTGATCCGGCGTACCCCATGCAGAATTGGCTCATGAAGCCCTTTTCCGACACTGGCAGACTGACCCCTGAACAGCACACCTACAATTACAGGCTGAGCAGTGCACGATCGGTTGTGGAGATGTCTTTTGGGAGATTAAAAGGACAATGGAGGTGCCTCCTAAAAAGAAATGACTGCAAGCTGGAGCTGAGCAAGAGGATTGCACTGACCTGCTGTGTGCTCCATAACGTTTGTGAGGAACATGGTGATAATTTCACTGAAGGGCACCCAGACAGGACTCTAAACATTGAGCCTCCTGTTCAGACATTACCTGAGCGTGCGAACACAGAAGGGGCTGACATCAGAGCTGCATTAATGATGAATTTTAACGGAGGGAACGAGTGA